From Streptomyces sp. Edi4, one genomic window encodes:
- the ssd gene encoding septum site-determining protein Ssd gives MDGSMASERPQGAEGRRGGPLIVTEDEDLLDDLLRLCAAAGTEPEVCHGVPGREGGWESAPLILVGDDAAPRLRGASRRRGVLLVGRDQDDPGVWQAAVELGADHVLRLPDAEPWLVDRIADAAEGVGRPALTVGVIGGRGGAGASTLACALAVTAARSGRRTMLIDGDPLGGGLDVLLGGEHTDGRRWPDFAASRGRVAGGALEESLPRLHQLRVLSWDRGDSVVIPGEAMRAVLAAARRRGGVVVVDLPRRIDDAVVEALAQLDLGLLVVPAELRAVAAANRVASSVGMVLRDLRAVVRGPCAAGLDEQWVATALGLPLAGELPLEPGLLEAQEGGAPPGSAARGPLARFCAAFWDQALAGGLAGEALS, from the coding sequence ATGGACGGATCCATGGCTTCCGAGAGGCCGCAGGGCGCGGAGGGGCGCCGTGGCGGGCCGCTGATCGTGACCGAGGACGAGGACCTGCTCGATGATCTGCTGCGCCTGTGCGCCGCGGCGGGCACCGAGCCCGAGGTGTGCCACGGGGTGCCCGGCCGCGAGGGCGGCTGGGAGAGCGCGCCGCTGATCCTGGTCGGCGACGACGCGGCGCCCCGGCTGCGCGGTGCCTCCCGCAGACGCGGGGTGCTCCTGGTGGGCCGGGACCAGGACGACCCGGGCGTGTGGCAGGCGGCGGTGGAGCTCGGGGCTGACCATGTGCTGCGGTTGCCCGACGCCGAGCCATGGCTGGTGGACCGGATCGCGGACGCCGCGGAAGGTGTGGGGCGGCCCGCTCTGACCGTCGGGGTGATCGGCGGCCGCGGCGGTGCCGGCGCCTCGACGCTGGCGTGCGCCCTCGCGGTGACCGCCGCGCGCTCCGGGCGTCGCACCATGCTCATCGACGGCGATCCCCTCGGCGGCGGCCTGGACGTACTGCTCGGCGGGGAGCACACCGACGGCCGGCGGTGGCCGGATTTCGCCGCTTCGCGTGGACGCGTCGCAGGCGGCGCCCTGGAGGAGTCGCTGCCACGCCTGCATCAGTTGAGGGTCCTCAGCTGGGACCGGGGGGACAGCGTGGTGATCCCGGGGGAGGCGATGCGCGCGGTGCTCGCGGCGGCCCGCCGACGGGGCGGAGTGGTCGTCGTCGACCTGCCGCGCCGCATCGACGACGCGGTGGTGGAAGCGCTGGCGCAGCTGGACCTCGGACTGCTCGTGGTCCCGGCCGAGCTGCGCGCGGTCGCGGCGGCGAACCGGGTCGCCTCGTCGGTCGGCATGGTGCTGCGCGACCTGCGCGCGGTGGTACGGGGCCCCTGCGCGGCCGGGCTGGACGAGCAATGGGTGGCCACCGCCCTCGGCCTGCCCCTTGCCGGTGAACTACCGCTGGAGCCGGGCCTTTTGGAGGCTCAGGAGGGCGGGGCGCCACCGGGAAGCGCTGCGCGCGGACCGCTGGCCCGATTCTGCGCGGCCTTCTGGGACCAGGCGCTGGCCGGCGGCCTCGCCGGGGAAGCGCTCTCGTGA
- a CDS encoding helix-turn-helix transcriptional regulator, which produces MTELPPDQRSEPANGLEWFGRELEAALIHKEASQRELADFTGYKEPYVSKVKNGKAMPSPAFAEGCDRFFNTSGYFARLLVRISENGHPGWFVPYINLEKQASQIEDYSNGLIMGMLQTWEYAEATFRATFPYETGDQIKTRVEARLARREVLEREAPPLLWVILHEATLRTVVGSRAVMATQLRQLAADAGKPHVTLQVLRSRTGAPASGTPFTLLTPDDGATVLYTEAMGQGHVTDSAQSVNHGRATFERLRASARDPEESVALIREIAEEYDR; this is translated from the coding sequence ATGACCGAACTGCCACCCGATCAGCGCAGCGAGCCCGCCAACGGCCTTGAGTGGTTCGGGCGGGAGCTAGAGGCAGCCCTGATCCACAAGGAAGCTAGCCAGCGCGAACTAGCCGACTTCACCGGCTACAAAGAGCCCTACGTCAGCAAGGTCAAGAACGGCAAGGCCATGCCGTCCCCAGCCTTCGCCGAAGGCTGTGACCGCTTCTTCAACACCTCGGGGTACTTCGCCCGGCTTCTCGTCCGGATCAGCGAAAACGGTCACCCTGGCTGGTTCGTCCCGTACATCAACTTGGAGAAGCAGGCCAGCCAGATTGAGGACTACTCCAACGGTCTGATCATGGGCATGTTGCAGACGTGGGAGTACGCCGAGGCCACGTTCCGGGCGACTTTCCCGTACGAGACTGGCGACCAGATCAAGACCAGGGTGGAAGCCCGGTTGGCCCGGCGTGAAGTCTTGGAGCGGGAGGCGCCGCCTCTGCTCTGGGTGATCCTTCACGAAGCGACCTTGCGCACGGTGGTCGGGAGTCGAGCCGTCATGGCTACCCAACTCCGCCAGCTTGCCGCCGACGCAGGAAAACCCCACGTCACGCTTCAAGTTCTTCGCTCCCGGACGGGTGCCCCCGCGTCAGGTACACCCTTTACGCTGCTTACACCAGACGACGGGGCAACAGTCCTGTACACAGAGGCCATGGGGCAGGGGCACGTGACGGACTCCGCGCAATCGGTGAACCACGGACGTGCAACGTTTGAGCGTCTGCGGGCATCCGCACGTGACCCCGAAGAGTCCGTGGCTCTGATTCGTGAGATCGCGGAGGAGTACGACAGATGA
- a CDS encoding DUF397 domain-containing protein → MSNTHGPRPDQWVKSTYSDGNGGQCIEWAPEYAAVTGEFLVRDSKDPNGPHLNLSREGFAGLVAFAKSHG, encoded by the coding sequence ATGAGCAACACGCACGGCCCCCGGCCTGACCAGTGGGTCAAGAGCACGTACAGCGACGGAAACGGCGGCCAGTGCATCGAGTGGGCCCCGGAGTACGCGGCCGTCACGGGTGAGTTCCTGGTCCGTGACTCCAAGGACCCGAACGGGCCCCACCTGAACCTGAGCCGCGAAGGCTTCGCCGGACTGGTCGCCTTCGCCAAGTCCCACGGCTGA
- a CDS encoding HAD-IB family hydrolase translates to MLGLVENHSLPRTAAFFDLDKTVIAKSSTLTFSKSFYQGGLINRRAVLRTAYAQFVFLAGGADHDQMEGMREYLSALCKGWNVQQVKEIVAETLHDLIDPIIYDEAASLIEEHHAAGRDVVIVSTSGAEVVEPIGELLGADRVVATRMVVGEDGCFTGDVEYYAYGPTKAEAVKELAASEGYDLTRCYAYSDSATDVPMLESVGHPYAVNPDRALRREAAARDWPVLVFNRPVRLKQRLPVIPMPPRSALLAAAVGAAAATAGIVWYTARKRGSVSA, encoded by the coding sequence ATGCTCGGTCTCGTGGAAAACCACTCGTTGCCGCGTACCGCCGCCTTCTTCGACTTGGACAAGACTGTCATTGCCAAGTCGTCGACGTTGACCTTCAGCAAGTCCTTCTATCAAGGAGGGCTGATCAACCGCCGCGCCGTACTGCGCACCGCGTACGCGCAGTTCGTATTCCTCGCCGGCGGGGCCGACCATGATCAGATGGAAGGGATGCGGGAGTATCTGTCCGCCCTGTGCAAGGGCTGGAACGTCCAGCAGGTCAAGGAGATCGTCGCCGAGACGCTGCACGACCTGATCGACCCGATCATCTATGACGAGGCCGCCTCGCTCATCGAGGAGCACCACGCGGCCGGCCGGGACGTGGTGATCGTGTCGACCTCGGGCGCCGAGGTCGTCGAGCCGATCGGTGAACTGCTGGGGGCGGACCGGGTGGTGGCCACCAGGATGGTGGTCGGCGAGGACGGCTGCTTCACGGGGGATGTGGAGTACTACGCCTACGGGCCCACCAAGGCCGAGGCCGTCAAGGAACTGGCCGCGTCCGAGGGTTACGACCTGACGCGGTGCTACGCCTACAGCGACTCGGCGACCGACGTCCCGATGCTGGAGTCGGTCGGCCACCCCTACGCGGTCAATCCGGACCGGGCGCTGCGCCGCGAGGCCGCCGCCAGAGACTGGCCGGTTCTCGTCTTCAACCGACCGGTCAGGCTCAAGCAACGGTTGCCCGTCATTCCGATGCCGCCCCGGTCCGCGCTGCTGGCGGCAGCCGTCGGCGCGGCCGCCGCCACGGCAGGCATCGTCTGGTACACGGCCCGCAAGCGCGGCTCCGTCTCCGCCTGA
- a CDS encoding methyltransferase domain-containing protein: MSGGALTSDWAPSFAAVPRASFLPDLIWPFDMKTGQSVPVSRSEDPDLWFGYADSDVPVVTQWDDGKHTGTEPGEVSTSSASMPSVVFRMLSDLDVKPGNRVLEIGTGTGWNAALLAHRLRSENVVTVELDPVVAADARTALNAFGLGALVINRDGLKGYPEGGPYDRIIATCGFRSIPFTWVEQSRPGAVIVAPWGTHYGNGDAVARLVVADDGQSATGSFTGPVEFMKARAQRLSTVVHAEYVSGSVADRDKSSTTITEDAFMGAQFSPQRFAMGLKVRNCVHVVADKRDGERPVWFYGLTDRSWACVMFRDGDEAQVWQSGPRRLWDEAEAAYRWWMEKGKPGHKRFGLTVSGDGQRAWLDDPAESWPV, translated from the coding sequence ATGTCTGGGGGCGCGCTCACTTCGGATTGGGCCCCCTCGTTCGCTGCGGTCCCCCGTGCCTCATTCCTGCCGGACCTCATTTGGCCGTTCGACATGAAGACGGGGCAGAGCGTTCCCGTGTCACGGTCGGAAGATCCGGATCTCTGGTTCGGGTACGCAGACTCTGACGTTCCCGTTGTGACCCAATGGGACGACGGCAAGCACACCGGTACTGAACCTGGGGAAGTATCCACGTCTTCGGCTTCTATGCCGTCCGTCGTGTTCCGGATGCTCAGTGATCTAGACGTGAAGCCCGGTAACCGTGTCTTGGAAATCGGCACGGGCACCGGATGGAACGCCGCATTGCTGGCGCACCGGTTGAGGTCTGAGAACGTCGTCACCGTGGAACTTGATCCGGTCGTTGCCGCCGACGCACGCACGGCCCTGAACGCGTTCGGGCTTGGTGCTCTGGTCATCAATCGCGATGGCCTCAAGGGCTACCCGGAAGGGGGGCCGTACGACCGGATCATTGCCACGTGCGGTTTCCGGTCCATCCCGTTCACATGGGTTGAGCAGAGCAGACCCGGCGCGGTCATTGTCGCCCCGTGGGGGACTCATTACGGCAACGGTGACGCCGTGGCCCGGTTGGTCGTCGCGGACGACGGACAGAGCGCCACGGGGTCGTTTACGGGGCCGGTGGAGTTCATGAAGGCGCGAGCCCAACGCCTTTCGACTGTCGTGCACGCTGAGTACGTCAGCGGCAGCGTGGCCGACCGTGACAAGTCGTCCACCACGATCACGGAAGACGCCTTCATGGGGGCCCAGTTCAGCCCCCAGCGGTTCGCAATGGGCCTCAAGGTCCGCAACTGCGTTCACGTCGTGGCCGACAAGCGCGACGGGGAACGGCCCGTGTGGTTCTACGGACTCACGGACCGATCATGGGCGTGCGTCATGTTCCGTGACGGCGACGAAGCGCAGGTGTGGCAATCCGGCCCCCGCCGACTATGGGACGAAGCCGAAGCGGCTTACCGATGGTGGATGGAGAAGGGCAAGCCGGGACACAAGCGCTTCGGGCTCACGGTCTCGGGGGATGGTCAGCGCGCGTGGCTGGACGATCCCGCCGAGTCCTGGCCAGTCTGA
- a CDS encoding HK97 family phage prohead protease has translation MGATLTIRGYGIVFNSPSAPLGNPPFIEQISPAAWSPEHDATDVLCTFDHDTRNYLGRRSSGTLRLGADQTGIWFECDLPDTAAGRDVFALVQRGDIPGCSFTFRADDDEWSKAPDGTPLRTVTRMRVLELGPVLNPAYPDTSVAVRSMRNAGISRAAFTAEKSDSMTDTFPTGAIGIITDDDAKRSRDDVKLFGRALSELRDGDWIKAEATAYAPEILVAAGKGSKLIDKVTSFPFNRQRGYVPIAPRVTAVIQPRNEAATFIQNEVTAPDFAAVKVSAMVSIDKDTLVDIPPTEAATNTALAAAIGQRMDHVLINGGTDGDVTVTGMLADGKATTVTAIDFDSLADAIARIEDSGGVATAIIGRPTDIAGVKKKVDGNKLDKLPELISIPDLADGTVGIPAGTVLVADLSSVAVALRKNLEIFKTETAPEAFERDRAFIAGRSRISSVTLADAARVQVLKVGK, from the coding sequence TTGGGCGCGACCCTCACGATTCGCGGTTACGGCATCGTATTCAATTCTCCATCTGCGCCGTTGGGGAATCCGCCGTTCATTGAGCAGATCAGCCCCGCTGCCTGGTCACCAGAACATGATGCGACGGACGTTCTGTGTACGTTCGACCATGACACAAGGAATTACCTGGGTCGCCGTTCCTCGGGGACGCTACGGCTTGGCGCTGACCAGACCGGCATTTGGTTTGAATGCGACCTGCCCGATACCGCTGCCGGGCGGGACGTGTTCGCCCTGGTTCAGCGTGGCGACATCCCAGGTTGCTCGTTCACGTTCCGTGCCGACGATGACGAATGGTCGAAAGCTCCGGACGGAACACCCCTGCGGACTGTCACGCGAATGCGCGTGCTCGAACTGGGACCCGTCCTCAATCCCGCCTATCCCGACACCAGCGTTGCCGTGCGCTCCATGCGTAACGCAGGAATTTCCCGCGCTGCCTTCACCGCCGAAAAGAGTGATTCCATGACCGACACTTTCCCGACCGGCGCGATTGGCATTATCACCGATGATGACGCCAAGCGTTCCCGTGATGATGTCAAGCTCTTTGGTCGGGCTCTTTCTGAGCTGCGGGACGGCGATTGGATCAAGGCAGAGGCAACGGCATATGCGCCGGAAATCCTCGTTGCTGCGGGCAAGGGATCAAAGCTCATTGACAAGGTTACCTCTTTCCCATTCAATCGCCAGCGCGGCTATGTGCCGATCGCTCCCAGGGTGACGGCCGTTATCCAGCCGCGAAATGAGGCGGCAACCTTCATTCAAAACGAGGTTACGGCCCCGGATTTTGCGGCGGTCAAGGTGTCGGCCATGGTGAGCATTGACAAAGACACCCTTGTCGATATCCCTCCGACTGAGGCGGCTACGAATACCGCTCTTGCTGCCGCAATTGGTCAGCGGATGGATCACGTACTCATCAATGGTGGGACAGACGGCGACGTGACCGTTACCGGAATGCTCGCGGACGGGAAGGCCACCACCGTTACGGCGATCGACTTTGACTCGCTGGCCGATGCCATTGCCCGAATCGAGGATTCCGGCGGCGTGGCGACTGCGATTATCGGTCGTCCTACCGATATTGCCGGGGTCAAGAAGAAGGTGGACGGCAACAAGCTGGACAAGCTCCCTGAACTGATCAGCATTCCTGATCTGGCGGACGGCACAGTTGGCATTCCTGCCGGTACGGTCCTGGTCGCTGATCTCTCCTCCGTCGCCGTGGCACTGCGAAAGAACCTTGAGATATTCAAGACTGAGACAGCGCCGGAAGCCTTTGAACGGGACCGCGCTTTCATTGCGGGTCGTTCCCGCATTTCCTCTGTCACCTTGGCTGACGCTGCCCGTGTTCAGGTCCTCAAGGTCGGCAAGTAG